The Serratia rhizosphaerae genome has a segment encoding these proteins:
- a CDS encoding LysR family transcriptional regulator has translation MSLPFDVHRLLPAFLSAAQSQNFSAAARQLGVTPAAVSKNIRALESKLALRLFQRNTHSVTLTAEGQALLAQVAPLWQALAGTLESAGAERQPAGTVRASILPGFGRRMLMPRVPEFLQRYPQIELDLSLDARIVNLVGEGFDVAIGNRIGEDSRLVARPLYAMQSGLVAAPGYLAQYGTPRTPADLARHHCLLHRNPANGRRIKWPLRLPDGASMPELRGPLVASRPEMLLDAALAGLGIAYIADWHSAPYLAEGALQPVLADYWPSPTPLWLYYASSNLPPRVRVWVDFLLEQFSPHPAQ, from the coding sequence ATGTCGCTGCCTTTTGACGTACACCGCCTGCTGCCGGCCTTTCTCAGCGCGGCGCAGAGCCAAAACTTCTCCGCTGCGGCGCGCCAGCTGGGCGTCACGCCGGCGGCGGTCAGCAAGAATATCCGCGCGCTGGAAAGCAAACTGGCGCTGCGTCTGTTTCAGCGCAACACGCACAGCGTAACGCTGACCGCCGAAGGCCAGGCACTGCTGGCACAGGTCGCCCCGCTGTGGCAGGCGCTGGCCGGCACGCTGGAGAGCGCCGGCGCCGAACGGCAGCCGGCCGGCACGGTGCGCGCCAGTATCTTGCCCGGCTTTGGCCGCCGGATGCTGATGCCGCGCGTGCCCGAATTTCTCCAGCGCTATCCGCAGATCGAGCTGGATCTGTCACTGGACGCACGGATCGTCAATCTGGTGGGAGAAGGCTTCGACGTGGCGATCGGCAACCGGATCGGCGAAGACAGCCGGCTGGTCGCCCGGCCGCTGTACGCCATGCAAAGCGGGCTGGTGGCCGCGCCGGGTTATCTGGCGCAGTACGGCACGCCGCGTACGCCGGCGGATCTGGCGCGGCACCACTGTCTGCTGCACCGCAACCCGGCCAACGGCCGGCGGATTAAATGGCCGCTGCGGCTGCCGGACGGCGCGTCGATGCCAGAACTGCGTGGCCCGCTGGTCGCCAGCCGGCCGGAGATGCTGCTGGACGCCGCACTGGCCGGGCTGGGCATCGCCTATATCGCCGACTGGCACAGCGCGCCCTATCTGGCCGAAGGTGCGCTGCAGCCGGTGTTGGCGGATTACTGGCCGTCGCCGACCCCGCTGTGGCTCTACTACGCCTCCAGCAACCTGCCGCCGCGCGTGCGTGTCTGGGTAGATTTTTTGCTGGAGCAATTTTCCCCTCATCCTGCGCAATGA
- the nrdD gene encoding anaerobic ribonucleoside-triphosphate reductase: MKPVVIKRDGCQVPFDEARIKQAIERAARAAEVNDSEYCAAVAREVAQQMSRQPRLDIHDIQQAVENRLMAGEYKQLARAYIEYRHDRDVARELRGRLNQEIRGLVEQSNAALLNENANKDSKVIPTQRDLLAGIVAKHYAKQHILPRDVVLAHERGEIHYHDLDYAPFFPMFNCMLIDLQGMLTNGFKMGNAEIETPKSISTATAVTAQIIAQVASHIYGGTTINRIDEILAPYVSASFRKHQQVAEEWQIPDVAGYAMARTEKECYDAFQSLEYEVNTLHTANGQTPFVTFGFGLGTSWQSRLIQQSILKNRIAGLGKNRKTAVFPKLVFAIRDGLNHRYGDRNYDIKQLALECASKRMYPDILNYDQVVQVTGSFKTPMGCRSFLGSYQENGKPVHDGRNNLGVISLNLPRIALESQGNEERFWQLLDRRLLLAKKALMTRIARLQGIKARVAPILYMEGACGVRLNADDDIAEIFKNGRASISLGYIGIHETINALFGNAGHLFDDQALRAKAVAIVERLRAATESWKEETGYGFSLYSTPSENLCDRFCRLDTADFGVVPGVTDKGYYTNSFHLDVEKKVNPYDKLDFEAPYPPLANGGFICYGEYPNLQHNLKALEDVWDYSYSRVPYYGTNTPIDECYQCGYTGEFSCTSKGFTCPKCGNHDSAKVSVTRRVCGYLGSPDARPFNAGKQEEVKRRVKHLDNGQLG; this comes from the coding sequence GTGAAACCAGTAGTGATTAAACGGGACGGCTGTCAGGTTCCCTTCGACGAAGCACGTATCAAACAGGCCATCGAACGCGCCGCCCGCGCCGCCGAGGTGAACGACAGTGAGTATTGCGCCGCCGTCGCCCGTGAAGTCGCTCAACAGATGTCCCGCCAGCCGCGGCTGGATATCCATGATATTCAGCAGGCGGTGGAAAACCGGCTGATGGCCGGCGAATACAAACAACTGGCGCGCGCCTATATCGAATACCGTCACGACCGCGACGTCGCCCGCGAACTGCGCGGCCGGCTGAATCAGGAGATCCGCGGCCTGGTCGAACAAAGCAACGCCGCGCTGCTGAATGAAAACGCCAATAAAGACAGCAAGGTCATTCCCACCCAGCGCGATCTGCTGGCCGGCATTGTCGCCAAACACTATGCCAAGCAGCATATCCTGCCGCGCGACGTGGTGCTGGCCCACGAACGCGGTGAAATTCACTACCACGATCTGGACTACGCGCCGTTTTTCCCGATGTTCAACTGCATGCTGATCGACCTGCAGGGCATGCTGACCAACGGCTTTAAAATGGGCAACGCCGAGATCGAAACGCCGAAATCGATCTCCACCGCCACCGCGGTCACCGCGCAGATCATCGCGCAGGTGGCCAGCCATATCTACGGCGGCACTACCATCAACCGTATTGATGAGATCCTGGCGCCGTACGTCAGCGCCAGCTTCCGCAAACACCAGCAGGTGGCCGAAGAGTGGCAGATCCCGGACGTAGCCGGCTATGCCATGGCGCGCACTGAAAAAGAGTGTTACGACGCCTTCCAGTCGTTGGAGTATGAGGTCAATACGCTGCATACCGCCAACGGCCAGACGCCGTTCGTCACCTTTGGCTTCGGCCTCGGCACCAGTTGGCAGTCGCGGCTGATCCAGCAGTCAATCCTGAAAAACCGCATCGCCGGGCTGGGGAAAAACCGCAAAACGGCGGTGTTCCCAAAGCTGGTATTCGCCATCCGCGACGGCCTCAACCACCGCTACGGCGATCGGAACTACGACATCAAGCAGCTGGCGCTGGAGTGCGCCAGCAAACGCATGTACCCCGATATCCTCAATTACGATCAGGTGGTGCAGGTAACCGGCTCGTTTAAAACGCCGATGGGCTGCCGCAGCTTCCTCGGCAGCTATCAGGAGAACGGTAAGCCGGTGCACGACGGACGCAACAACCTTGGCGTCATCAGCCTTAATCTGCCGCGCATTGCGCTGGAATCGCAGGGCAATGAAGAACGCTTCTGGCAGTTGCTGGATCGCCGCCTGCTGCTGGCGAAAAAGGCGCTGATGACGCGCATCGCACGCCTGCAGGGCATCAAGGCGCGCGTGGCGCCGATTCTGTATATGGAAGGGGCCTGCGGCGTGCGGCTGAACGCCGACGACGATATCGCCGAAATCTTCAAAAACGGCCGCGCGTCGATCTCCCTCGGCTATATCGGCATTCATGAAACCATCAACGCGCTGTTCGGCAACGCCGGGCACCTGTTCGATGACCAGGCGCTGCGCGCCAAGGCCGTCGCCATTGTCGAACGTCTGCGCGCCGCCACCGAAAGCTGGAAAGAGGAAACCGGCTACGGCTTCAGCCTGTACAGCACCCCGAGCGAAAACCTGTGCGACCGCTTCTGCCGGCTGGACACCGCCGATTTCGGCGTGGTGCCGGGCGTGACCGACAAGGGCTACTACACCAACAGCTTCCACCTCGACGTCGAGAAAAAGGTCAATCCGTACGACAAACTGGACTTCGAGGCGCCTTACCCGCCGTTGGCCAATGGCGGCTTTATCTGTTACGGCGAATACCCGAACCTGCAGCATAACCTGAAGGCGCTGGAAGACGTATGGGACTACAGCTACAGCCGCGTGCCCTATTACGGCACCAACACGCCAATCGACGAGTGTTACCAATGCGGCTACACCGGCGAGTTCTCCTGCACCAGCAAAGGGTTTACCTGCCCGAAATGCGGCAATCACGACTCTGCCAAGGTGTCGGTCACCCGCCGCGTCTGCGGCTATCTCGGCAGCCCGGACGCGCGGCCATTCAACGCCGGCAAGCAGGAAGAGGTTAAACGCCGGGTGAAGCATCTGGATAACGGGCAGTTGGGCTAA
- the nrdG gene encoding anaerobic ribonucleoside-triphosphate reductase-activating protein — MNYHQYYPVDVVNGPGTRCTLFVAGCVHQCRGCYNQSTWRLDSGQPFTAALADQIIADLNDPRITRQGLSLSGGDPLHPANVPEILRLVQRVRAECPGKDIWLWTGYRLAELDAAQQRVVNLINVLIDGKFVQALRDPALIWRGSSNQVVHKLR; from the coding sequence ATGAATTATCACCAGTATTACCCCGTCGACGTGGTCAACGGCCCCGGCACCCGCTGCACGCTGTTTGTCGCCGGCTGCGTGCACCAGTGCCGCGGCTGCTACAACCAGAGCACCTGGCGGCTTGATTCCGGCCAGCCGTTTACTGCGGCGCTGGCGGACCAGATTATCGCCGACCTCAACGACCCGCGCATTACACGCCAGGGATTGTCGCTGTCCGGCGGCGATCCGCTGCATCCGGCCAATGTGCCGGAGATATTACGGCTGGTGCAGCGGGTGCGCGCTGAATGCCCCGGTAAAGATATCTGGCTGTGGACCGGCTACCGGTTGGCGGAGCTGGACGCTGCGCAGCAACGGGTGGTGAATCTGATCAACGTGCTTATCGACGGGAAGTTCGTGCAGGCGTTGCGCGATCCGGCGCTGATTTGGCGCGGCAGCAGCAATCAGGTGGTGCATAAGCTGCGCTGA
- a CDS encoding permease, with protein sequence MSQPLPASGSQTRSWPLWKPVLFLLVVAVGLYYVKWQPYYGKAFVAAESHSIGGSILADGAHNPWMAAWQYALTYFAAVWKAALLGVLVGSLVQVLIPRDWLVRTLGHQRFSGTLLGSLIALPGMMCTCCAAPVAAGLRRQSVSSGAALAFWLSNPVLNPATLIFMGFVLGWQFAAMRLAAGVIMVLGVAWLVQRLTANDAPPASEAVTTPPACESAPQPFLRRWLTALWTLCWSTIPVYILAVLLLGAARVWLFPYAEGAVDNSLLWIIGLALAGCLFVIPTAAEIPIVQAMMLAGMGPGPALALLMTLPAVSLPSLLMLKKAFSAKALCLTAALVALCGILTGMVGMFIF encoded by the coding sequence ATGTCTCAACCTTTACCTGCCTCCGGCAGCCAGACGCGTTCATGGCCGCTGTGGAAACCCGTGCTGTTTTTACTGGTGGTCGCCGTCGGTCTGTACTACGTCAAATGGCAGCCTTACTACGGTAAGGCGTTTGTCGCGGCGGAAAGCCACTCCATCGGCGGCTCGATCCTGGCCGATGGCGCGCATAACCCGTGGATGGCGGCGTGGCAGTACGCGCTGACCTACTTTGCGGCGGTGTGGAAGGCCGCGCTGCTGGGCGTGCTGGTGGGGTCACTGGTGCAGGTGTTGATTCCGCGCGATTGGCTGGTGCGTACGCTGGGGCATCAGCGTTTCTCCGGCACGCTGCTGGGGTCGCTGATCGCGCTGCCGGGCATGATGTGCACTTGCTGCGCGGCGCCGGTGGCGGCCGGTTTACGCCGCCAGTCGGTATCCAGCGGCGCGGCGCTGGCGTTTTGGCTCAGCAACCCGGTGCTGAACCCGGCCACGCTGATTTTTATGGGCTTTGTGCTGGGCTGGCAGTTTGCCGCCATGCGTCTGGCGGCCGGCGTGATCATGGTGCTGGGCGTGGCCTGGCTGGTGCAGCGTCTGACCGCAAACGACGCGCCGCCGGCGAGCGAAGCGGTGACGACTCCGCCGGCGTGCGAGAGCGCGCCTCAGCCGTTCCTGCGCCGCTGGCTGACGGCGCTGTGGACGCTGTGTTGGTCAACCATCCCGGTTTATATTCTGGCGGTGCTGCTGTTGGGGGCGGCGCGGGTCTGGCTGTTCCCGTACGCCGAGGGCGCGGTGGATAACAGCCTGCTGTGGATTATCGGCCTGGCGCTTGCCGGCTGTCTGTTTGTGATTCCCACCGCGGCGGAAATTCCGATCGTGCAGGCGATGATGCTGGCGGGCATGGGCCCCGGCCCGGCGCTGGCGCTGCTGATGACGCTGCCGGCGGTCAGCCTGCCGTCGCTGCTGATGCTGAAGAAGGCCTTCTCCGCAAAAGCGCTGTGCCTGACGGCGGCGCTGGTGGCGCTGTGCGGCATCCTGACCGGCATGGTCGGGATGTTTATATTCTAA
- the phnF gene encoding phosphonate metabolism transcriptional regulator PhnF has product MTQISRHPTSYPTRYQQIAAQLEEELRSRYRGGDYLPSEQQLADHYQVNRHTLRRAVDQLVERGWLQRRHGVGILVLMRPYDYPLHAKTRFTQNLLEQGNHPTSECLLAVLRPCNGHIASALGCEEGQQAIHLRTLRRVNGVPMSVIDHYLPDLDWWPALQQFRQGSLHEFIEQHIHQPLSRRQTRISARQAQAKERQLLELAADAPLLCVRTLNVCSGSDRLAEYSVSLARADMLELTMEH; this is encoded by the coding sequence ATGACGCAGATATCTAGACATCCTACCAGTTACCCTACACGCTATCAGCAAATCGCGGCGCAGCTGGAAGAAGAGCTACGCAGCCGTTACCGCGGCGGCGACTACCTGCCTTCGGAACAGCAGCTGGCGGACCATTATCAGGTCAACCGCCATACCCTGCGCCGGGCGGTGGATCAACTGGTGGAGCGCGGCTGGCTGCAGCGCCGCCACGGCGTCGGCATTTTGGTGCTGATGCGCCCTTACGACTACCCACTGCACGCCAAAACCCGCTTTACCCAGAACCTGCTCGAGCAGGGCAACCACCCCACCAGTGAGTGCTTACTCGCAGTATTGCGCCCGTGCAACGGCCACATCGCCAGCGCGCTGGGCTGTGAGGAGGGCCAGCAGGCGATCCACCTGCGTACCCTGCGCCGGGTAAACGGCGTACCGATGAGCGTGATCGACCACTACCTGCCCGACCTCGACTGGTGGCCGGCCCTGCAGCAGTTCCGCCAGGGATCGCTGCATGAATTTATTGAACAGCATATCCATCAGCCGCTCAGCCGCCGCCAGACGCGCATCAGCGCCCGACAGGCGCAGGCGAAAGAGCGCCAACTGCTGGAACTGGCCGCCGACGCGCCGCTGCTGTGCGTGCGCACCCTCAACGTCTGCAGCGGCAGCGACCGGCTGGCGGAATACTCCGTCAGCCTGGCACGCGCCGATATGCTCGAACTGACCATGGAGCACTGA
- the phnG gene encoding phosphonate C-P lyase system protein PhnG translates to MSSLSSRQRWMSVLAHSRPAQLRSHWQALNLNPEYRLLRAPEIGLTQLQGRMGATGRRFVLGDMTVTRAVVQLESGGHGYSYVAGRDKAHAELCALVDALLQQPAYQERLLQQLIAPLAAAQQEQRQQRAREVATSRVDFFTLVRGESP, encoded by the coding sequence ATGTCCTCTCTCTCATCACGACAACGCTGGATGTCGGTGCTGGCGCACAGCCGCCCGGCCCAGCTGCGCAGCCACTGGCAGGCGCTGAACCTGAACCCCGAGTACCGGCTGCTGCGCGCGCCGGAGATTGGCCTGACGCAGCTGCAGGGGCGCATGGGCGCCACCGGCCGCCGCTTTGTGCTGGGCGATATGACCGTTACCCGCGCGGTGGTGCAGCTGGAAAGCGGCGGCCACGGCTACAGCTATGTTGCCGGGCGCGATAAGGCGCATGCCGAACTGTGCGCGCTGGTCGACGCCCTGCTGCAACAGCCGGCATACCAGGAACGGCTGCTGCAACAGTTGATCGCCCCACTGGCGGCGGCGCAGCAGGAACAACGCCAGCAGCGCGCCCGCGAGGTGGCCACCAGTCGGGTCGATTTCTTTACGCTGGTACGGGGAGAGTCGCCATGA
- the phnH gene encoding phosphonate C-P lyase system protein PhnH has protein sequence MSLLDGFASPVAQAQQTFRLILKALSEPGVTVRLTGGPQWPPLNAAATAVLLTLADGETPLLIEPALNSEQVLTNLRFHTGAPQASSAAQAAFAVYDPRLQAADLHALPHGDELAPEQGATLIVQLDDLENGAPLRLRGPGIAHSRTIAPTLPEALRRYLLARPQPFPLGLDVILTCGDALLAIPRTTHLEEC, from the coding sequence ATGAGTTTACTGGATGGTTTCGCCAGCCCGGTGGCGCAGGCGCAGCAGACGTTCCGCCTGATCCTGAAAGCATTGAGCGAACCGGGCGTCACGGTGCGGCTGACAGGCGGGCCGCAGTGGCCGCCGCTCAACGCCGCCGCCACCGCCGTCTTGCTGACGCTGGCCGACGGCGAAACGCCGCTCCTGATCGAACCGGCGCTGAACAGTGAGCAGGTGCTGACTAACCTTCGTTTCCACACCGGCGCGCCGCAGGCCTCCTCGGCGGCGCAGGCGGCGTTCGCCGTTTACGACCCGCGCCTGCAGGCGGCGGATCTGCACGCGCTGCCGCACGGCGACGAACTGGCGCCGGAACAAGGCGCGACGCTGATCGTCCAGCTCGACGATCTGGAAAACGGCGCGCCGCTGCGGCTGCGCGGCCCCGGCATTGCCCACAGCCGCACCATCGCGCCGACGCTGCCGGAGGCGCTGCGCCGCTATCTGCTGGCGCGCCCGCAGCCCTTCCCGCTCGGGCTTGACGTGATTCTGACCTGCGGCGACGCGCTGCTGGCCATCCCGCGCACCACTCATCTGGAGGAATGCTGA
- a CDS encoding carbon-phosphorus lyase complex subunit PhnI has protein sequence MYVAVKGGEKAIEAAHRLQEQLRRGDPAQPALTAAQVEQQLGLAVDRVMTEGGVYDRELAALAIKQASGDLVEAIFLLRAYRTTLPRLAVSEPLLTEQMRLERRISAIYKDLPGGQLLGPTYDYTHRLLDFALLADGGAPDATPQLADDAPATGCPHVFSLLSRQQLAQAEQDDGSTPADITRTPPVYPCPRSARLQQLVRGDEGFLLALGYSTQRGYGRNHPFAGEIRSGYVTVEIVPEELGFAIDIGEILLTECEMVNGFVAPEQQPPHFTRGYGLVFGRAERKAMAMALVDRALQKDEYAEDGDSPAQDEEFVLSHADNVEAAGFVSHLKLPHYVDFQAELELLQRLRQRGEPTQETPHE, from the coding sequence ATGTACGTAGCCGTAAAAGGGGGCGAAAAAGCCATTGAGGCCGCGCACCGGCTGCAGGAGCAACTGCGACGCGGCGACCCGGCACAACCGGCGCTGACGGCCGCGCAGGTGGAGCAGCAGCTTGGGCTGGCGGTGGACCGGGTCATGACCGAAGGCGGCGTCTATGACCGTGAACTGGCGGCGCTGGCGATTAAGCAGGCCAGCGGCGATCTGGTGGAGGCGATTTTCCTGCTGCGCGCCTACCGCACCACGCTGCCGCGTCTGGCCGTCAGTGAGCCGTTACTCACCGAGCAGATGCGACTGGAACGCCGCATTTCGGCGATTTACAAAGACCTGCCCGGCGGCCAGCTGCTCGGCCCGACCTATGACTACACCCACCGGCTGCTGGACTTCGCGCTGCTGGCGGACGGCGGCGCGCCCGATGCAACGCCGCAGCTCGCCGACGATGCGCCGGCAACCGGCTGCCCGCACGTGTTCAGCCTGCTGAGTCGCCAGCAGCTGGCGCAGGCGGAACAGGACGACGGCAGCACGCCGGCGGATATCACCCGCACGCCGCCGGTCTACCCCTGCCCGCGCTCGGCGCGCCTGCAGCAACTGGTGCGCGGCGATGAAGGCTTTCTGCTGGCGCTCGGCTACTCCACCCAGCGCGGCTATGGCCGCAACCACCCGTTCGCCGGCGAGATCCGCAGCGGCTATGTCACGGTGGAGATCGTGCCGGAAGAGCTGGGCTTCGCCATCGACATCGGCGAAATCCTGCTGACCGAATGCGAGATGGTGAACGGCTTTGTCGCCCCGGAACAGCAGCCGCCGCACTTTACCCGCGGCTACGGCCTGGTGTTCGGCCGCGCCGAGCGCAAAGCGATGGCGATGGCGCTGGTGGATCGCGCCCTGCAGAAGGACGAGTACGCGGAAGACGGCGACAGCCCGGCACAGGACGAAGAGTTCGTGCTGTCCCACGCCGATAACGTCGAGGCCGCCGGCTTCGTGTCCCATCTGAAACTGCCGCACTATGTGGATTTCCAGGCGGAACTGGAACTGCTGCAACGCCTGCGGCAGCGCGGCGAGCCCACGCAGGAGACGCCCCATGAGTAA
- a CDS encoding alpha-D-ribose 1-methylphosphonate 5-phosphate C-P-lyase PhnJ, with translation MSNVLSGYNPGYLDEQTKRMIRRAILKGVAIPGYQVPFGGREMPMPYGWGTGGIQLTASVVGDADVLKVIDQGADDTTNAVSIRRFFQRVAGVATTERTVEATLIQTRHRIPETPLREDQILIYQVPIPEPLRFIEPRETETRKMHALEEYGVMQVKLYEDIARYGHIATTYAYPVKVNDRYVMDPSPIPKFDNPKMHMMPALQLFGAGREKRIYALPPYTKVVSLDFDDHPFSVQQWEQPCALCGSRSSYLDEVVLDDQGNRMFVCSDTDYCRQQLASSTETPRP, from the coding sequence ATGAGTAACGTACTGAGCGGCTACAACCCCGGCTATCTGGATGAACAGACCAAACGCATGATCCGCCGCGCCATCCTGAAGGGCGTGGCCATTCCCGGCTATCAGGTGCCGTTCGGCGGCCGCGAGATGCCGATGCCCTACGGCTGGGGCACCGGCGGCATCCAGCTGACCGCCAGCGTGGTCGGCGACGCCGACGTACTAAAAGTCATCGATCAGGGCGCGGACGATACCACCAACGCGGTCTCGATTCGCCGCTTCTTCCAGCGCGTCGCCGGCGTCGCCACCACCGAGCGTACCGTCGAGGCTACGCTGATCCAGACCCGCCACCGCATCCCGGAAACGCCGCTGCGGGAAGACCAGATCCTGATCTATCAGGTGCCGATTCCGGAGCCGCTGCGCTTTATCGAACCGCGCGAAACCGAAACGCGCAAAATGCACGCGCTGGAGGAATACGGCGTGATGCAGGTGAAACTCTACGAGGATATCGCCCGCTACGGCCATATCGCCACCACCTACGCCTATCCGGTGAAGGTCAATGACCGCTACGTGATGGATCCGTCGCCGATCCCGAAATTCGACAACCCGAAGATGCATATGATGCCGGCGCTGCAATTGTTCGGCGCCGGGCGGGAGAAGCGGATCTACGCCCTGCCGCCGTACACCAAAGTGGTCAGCCTGGACTTTGACGATCACCCGTTCAGCGTCCAGCAGTGGGAGCAGCCCTGTGCGCTGTGCGGCTCCCGCAGCAGCTACCTGGACGAGGTGGTGCTCGACGATCAGGGCAACCGCATGTTCGTCTGCTCAGATACCGACTACTGCCGGCAGCAGCTGGCGTCATCCACGGAGACACCGCGCCCATGA
- the phnK gene encoding phosphonate C-P lyase system protein PhnK, whose translation MSTTPLHDAPLLSVERLTHLYAPGKGFSDVSFDIYPGEVLGIVGESGSGKTTLLKSISARLAPQQGRILYRPQAGQEQDLYAMAESARRRLLRTDWGVVHQHPLDGLRPQVSAGGNIGERLMAVGQRHYGDIRRQAGQWLEDVEIPLSRLDDLPTTFSGGMQQRLQIARNLVTHPKLVFMDEPTGGLDVSVQARLLDLLRTLVVEMRLAAVIVTHDLGVARLLAHRLLVMKQGEVVESGLTDRVLDDPHHPYTQLLVSSVLS comes from the coding sequence ATGAGCACCACACCGTTACACGACGCCCCGCTGCTGTCGGTCGAGCGTCTGACCCATCTGTACGCGCCGGGCAAAGGCTTCAGCGACGTCTCTTTTGATATTTACCCCGGCGAAGTGCTGGGCATCGTCGGCGAATCCGGCTCCGGTAAAACCACCCTGTTGAAAAGCATCTCGGCGCGGCTGGCGCCGCAGCAGGGGCGCATCCTCTACCGTCCTCAGGCCGGGCAGGAGCAGGATCTGTACGCCATGGCGGAGAGCGCGCGCCGCCGCCTGCTGCGCACCGACTGGGGCGTGGTGCACCAGCACCCGCTGGACGGGCTGCGGCCGCAGGTGTCCGCCGGCGGCAATATCGGCGAGCGGCTGATGGCCGTCGGCCAGCGCCACTACGGCGATATCCGCCGTCAGGCCGGGCAATGGCTGGAGGACGTCGAGATCCCGCTGTCGCGCCTTGACGATCTGCCCACCACCTTTTCCGGCGGCATGCAGCAGCGGCTGCAGATCGCCCGCAACCTGGTCACCCACCCCAAGCTGGTGTTTATGGACGAGCCGACCGGCGGGCTGGACGTGTCGGTGCAGGCGCGGCTGCTGGATCTGCTGCGCACGCTGGTGGTGGAGATGCGGCTGGCGGCGGTGATCGTCACCCACGATCTGGGCGTCGCGCGCCTGCTGGCGCACCGGCTGCTGGTGATGAAACAGGGGGAAGTGGTGGAAAGCGGCCTGACCGACCGGGTGCTGGACGACCCGCACCATCCCTATACCCAACTGCTGGTGTCTTCCGTGTTGTCGTAA
- the phnL gene encoding phosphonate C-P lyase system protein PhnL → MTIKIRVEHLSKTFVLHQQHGTRLPVLHDASLTVSAGECVVLHGHSGSGKSTLLRSLYANYLPDSGHIWLDHQGEWIDMAQAEARQILAVRRRTLGWVSQFLRVIPRISALEVVMQPLLELGVAHDECRERASALLSRLNVPQRLWGLAPSTFSGGEQQRVNIARGFIVDYPILLLDEPTASLDARNSAAVIALVEQARRRGAAIVGIFHDDQVRTQVADRLHIMQAPQALETP, encoded by the coding sequence ATGACGATCAAAATTCGCGTCGAACATCTGAGCAAGACCTTTGTGTTGCACCAGCAGCACGGTACCCGGCTGCCGGTGCTGCACGACGCCAGCCTGACGGTCAGCGCCGGCGAATGCGTGGTGCTGCACGGCCACTCCGGCAGCGGTAAGTCCACCCTGCTGCGCTCGCTGTACGCCAACTACCTGCCGGACAGCGGCCATATCTGGCTGGACCATCAGGGAGAATGGATCGATATGGCGCAGGCGGAGGCGCGGCAGATCCTGGCGGTGCGCCGCCGGACGCTGGGCTGGGTCAGCCAGTTTCTGCGGGTGATCCCGCGCATCAGCGCGCTGGAGGTGGTGATGCAGCCGCTGCTGGAGCTGGGCGTGGCGCATGACGAGTGCCGCGAGCGCGCCAGCGCGCTGCTCAGCCGGCTTAACGTGCCGCAACGGCTGTGGGGGCTGGCGCCGTCCACCTTTTCCGGCGGCGAACAGCAGCGGGTCAATATCGCCCGCGGCTTTATCGTCGACTACCCGATCCTGCTGCTGGATGAACCCACCGCCTCGCTGGACGCACGCAACAGCGCGGCGGTGATCGCCTTGGTCGAACAGGCGCGCCGGCGCGGCGCCGCCATCGTCGGCATTTTTCATGACGACCAGGTGCGAACTCAGGTCGCCGACCGGCTGCACATCATGCAAGCGCCGCAGGCGCTGGAGACGCCGTGA